A window of the Drosophila simulans strain w501 chromosome 2L, Prin_Dsim_3.1, whole genome shotgun sequence genome harbors these coding sequences:
- the LOC6731270 gene encoding sodium/potassium-transporting ATPase subunit beta-2 isoform X2 produces the protein MSKPVPMSPSFVDEDLHNLRKPKPFKLGQFLYNTEDGTVMGRDRSSWAKIGIFYVAFYGVLAALVAICMWAFFQTLDPRIPKWTLDRSLIGTNPGLGFRPLPPVDNVESTLIWYKGTQHENYKHWTDSLDDFLAVYKVPGLTPGRGQNIYNCDYNQPPPKGQVCDVDIKTWSPCTKENNYSYHKSAPCIFLKLNKIYGWIPEYYNKSNDLPVSMPASLKTYIAEVEKTQPEKLNTIWVSCEGENPADQENIGAVNYLPIRGFPGYFYPYQNSEGYLSPLVAVHFQRPKRGIIINVECRAWARNIIHDRKERIGSVHYELLID, from the exons ATGTCCAAGCCAGTACCAATGAGTCCGTCCTTTGTGGACGAGGATCTGCACAACCTGAGGAAGCCCAAGCCGTTCAAATTGGGCCAGTTCTTATATAACACCGAGGATGGAACGGTTATGGGTCGCGATCGATCGTCATGGG CCAAAATCGGAATCTTCTATGTGGCCTTCTACGGAGTCCTCGCCGCCCTCGTGGCCATCTGCATGTGGGCCTTCTTCCAAACCCTCGATCCTCGCATTCCCAAGTGGACCCTCGACCGTTCCCTGATAGGCACAAATCCAG GTCTGGGTTTTCGACCCCTGCCACCGGTGGACAATGTGGAAAGCACTTTGATCTGGTACAAGGGCACCCAGCACGAGAACTACAAGCACTGGACAGACTCCCTGGATGATTTCCTTGCGG TGTACAAAGTACCTGGTCTAACCCCCGGCCGTGGTCAGAACATCTACAACTGCGACTACAACCAGCCGCCGCCGAAGGGTCAGGTGTGCGACGTGGACATCAAGACGTGGTCGCCCTGCACCAAGGAGAACAACTACAGCTACCACAAGAGTGCGCCGTGCATCTTCCTCAAGCTGAACAAGATCTACGGCTGGATTCCGGAGTACTACAACAAATCGAATGACTTGCCCGTGTCCATGCCCGCCAGCTTGAAGACCTACATCGCAGAGGTCGAGAAGACGCAGCCAGAAAAG CTAAACACCATTTGGGTATCGTGCGAGGGCGAGAACCCAGCCGACCAGGAGAACATTGGTGCTGTCAACTACCTGCCAATTAGGGGCTTCCCCGGCTACTTCTATCCCTACCAGAACTCCGAGGGCTACTTGAGTCCCCTGGTGGCCGTGCACTTCCAGCGCCCCAAAC GCGGAATCATCATCAACGTGGAGTGCAGGGCTTGGGCTCGCAACATCATACACGATCGCAAGGAGAGGATCGGATCGGTGCACTATGAGCTCCTCATTGATTAA
- the LOC6731269 gene encoding sodium/potassium-transporting ATPase subunit beta-1 has translation MSKNNGKGAKGEFEFPQPAKKQTFSEMIYDPQEGTFFGRTGKSWSQLLLFYTIFYIVLAALFTICMQGLLSTISDTEPKWKLQDSLIGTNPGLGFRPLSEQTERGSVIAFDGKKPAESDYWIELIDDFLRDYNHTEGRDMKHCGFGQVLDPTDVCVVNTDLFGGCSKANNYGYKTNQPCIFLKLNKIFGWIPEVYDKEEKDMPDDLKKVINDTKTEERQQVWVSCNGHLGKDKENFQNIRYFPSQGFPSYYYPFLNQPGYLSPLVAVQFNSPPKGQMLDVECRAWAKNIQYSGSARDRKGSVTFQILLD, from the exons ATGTCAAAGAATAACGGAAAGGGCGCCAAAGGCGAATTCGAATTCCCGCAGCCAGCGAAGAAGCAAACCTTCTCGGAAATGATCTACGATCCTCAGGAAGGCACCTTCTTCGGTCGCACCGGCAAAAGTTGGA GTCAGCTACTGCTGTTCTACACAATCTTCTACATCGTTCTCGCCGCCCTATTCACCATTTGCATGCAGGGTCTTCTGTCCACCATCAGCGATACGGAACCCAAGTGGAAGCTGCAAGACTCGCTGATAGGCACCAATCCCGGTCTGGGATTCCGTCCATTGAGTGAACAGACCGAGCGAGGATCGGTGATCGCCTTCGATGGCAAGAAACCGGCCGAGAGCGATTACTGGATCGAGCTGATTGATGACTTCCTGCGGG ACTACAACCACACCGAAGGACGGGATATGAAGCACTGCGGCTTCGGTCAAGTCCTCGACCCCACGGATGTGTGCGTGGTGAACACGGATCTGTTTGGCGGATGCTCCAAGGCCAACAACTATGGCTACAAGACGAACCAGCCCTGCATATTCCTGAAGCTGAACAAAATCTTTGGCTGGATTCCGGAGGTGTACGATAAGGAGGAGAAGGATATGCCCGATGATCTGAAGAAGGTTATCAATGATACGAAAACGGAGGAG CGGCAGCAAGTCTGGGTGAGCTGCAACGGTCATTTGGGCAAGGACAAGGAGAACTTCCAGAACATCCGCTACTTCCCCAGCCAAGGGTTCCCAAGCTACTACTACCCGTTCCTGAACCAGCCGGGTTACCTGAGTCCCCTGGTGGCCGTGCAGTTCAACTCCCCGCCCAAGGGTCAAATGCTGGACGTGGAGTGCCGTGCCTGGGCCAAGAACATCCAGTACAGTGGCAGTGCCCGCGATCGCAAGGGCTCCGTGACCTTCCAGATCCTCCTGGATTAA
- the LOC6731270 gene encoding sodium/potassium-transporting ATPase subunit beta-2 isoform X1 — protein sequence MPTITEDCIDGFQQYYSRPPERPKKKSLKQMVYDSEDNSYFGRSMDSWAKIGIFYVAFYGVLAALVAICMWAFFQTLDPRIPKWTLDRSLIGTNPGLGFRPLPPVDNVESTLIWYKGTQHENYKHWTDSLDDFLAVYKVPGLTPGRGQNIYNCDYNQPPPKGQVCDVDIKTWSPCTKENNYSYHKSAPCIFLKLNKIYGWIPEYYNKSNDLPVSMPASLKTYIAEVEKTQPEKLNTIWVSCEGENPADQENIGAVNYLPIRGFPGYFYPYQNSEGYLSPLVAVHFQRPKRGIIINVECRAWARNIIHDRKERIGSVHYELLID from the exons ATGCCGACCATAACCGAGGATTGCATAGATGGATTCCAACAGTACTACTCGCGGCCGCCGGAGAGGCCCAAGAAGAAGTCGCTGAAGCAGATGGTCTACGACTCGGAGGACAACTCCTACTTCGGACGCTCGATGGACAGCTGGG CCAAAATCGGAATCTTCTATGTGGCCTTCTACGGAGTCCTCGCCGCCCTCGTGGCCATCTGCATGTGGGCCTTCTTCCAAACCCTCGATCCTCGCATTCCCAAGTGGACCCTCGACCGTTCCCTGATAGGCACAAATCCAG GTCTGGGTTTTCGACCCCTGCCACCGGTGGACAATGTGGAAAGCACTTTGATCTGGTACAAGGGCACCCAGCACGAGAACTACAAGCACTGGACAGACTCCCTGGATGATTTCCTTGCGG TGTACAAAGTACCTGGTCTAACCCCCGGCCGTGGTCAGAACATCTACAACTGCGACTACAACCAGCCGCCGCCGAAGGGTCAGGTGTGCGACGTGGACATCAAGACGTGGTCGCCCTGCACCAAGGAGAACAACTACAGCTACCACAAGAGTGCGCCGTGCATCTTCCTCAAGCTGAACAAGATCTACGGCTGGATTCCGGAGTACTACAACAAATCGAATGACTTGCCCGTGTCCATGCCCGCCAGCTTGAAGACCTACATCGCAGAGGTCGAGAAGACGCAGCCAGAAAAG CTAAACACCATTTGGGTATCGTGCGAGGGCGAGAACCCAGCCGACCAGGAGAACATTGGTGCTGTCAACTACCTGCCAATTAGGGGCTTCCCCGGCTACTTCTATCCCTACCAGAACTCCGAGGGCTACTTGAGTCCCCTGGTGGCCGTGCACTTCCAGCGCCCCAAAC GCGGAATCATCATCAACGTGGAGTGCAGGGCTTGGGCTCGCAACATCATACACGATCGCAAGGAGAGGATCGGATCGGTGCACTATGAGCTCCTCATTGATTAA